Proteins from one Triticum aestivum cultivar Chinese Spring chromosome 7A, IWGSC CS RefSeq v2.1, whole genome shotgun sequence genomic window:
- the LOC123147387 gene encoding glutamate receptor 2.9-like, translating to MEWPAARLVLVLVTLLTPWSSAIAVASPPVVASVAPVRVGVVLDLTSHVGRERRACISTALDDFDAAHPSSYGARVELVVRDSRGDLAMAAHAADDLLKNGQVQAIIWGPEELTKADRAAHLRRHRNHIPVISFSSIISPASCAFWLEDLTAPGSYAKFGFTHGSDNITFPNPETGRTYRRKLDTRNSRKSCRSKAGLNIAVPLKLGFQVFVNVTDPYSEKQNVTGYSIDIFEAAMMNLHPLPCYEYLVFNGTYDELVDNVSLGVYDGAVGDVTITAERVTTTDFTMPYTQSGVSMLVLAEDEPDTIRWTFVKPLTRKLWLATVVFFFYTGFVVWMIELPRNQEYQGSSLRQCSTALYFVFSTLTFSHGHTIKSPLSKIVVVIWCFVVLILVQSYTASLSSILTAKRLRPWMTDFDQLRHSGDFVGYQDDSFVRSFLMNHNISESRLRNYTTKEEYADALWKGSNNGGVSAIVDEIPYLTSFLSDRRYGNDFRMLGCIYKTPGFGFAFNLGSPLVHNLSTAILNLAGGDEGSRIEVKWFGTNSSPIRAGTIPDTDSAPLTLESFSGLFVITGSISTLMLLISIMRFIYAKCIELRRADVESVSYTGTDDDDESRLLQNGIGGNPSPDQQPLHEAGNNHSGGVHMSGENAGDTEPDPVQQNGMHGGSVPAGHTQIEMCDV from the exons ATGGAGTGGCCGGCAGCAAGGCTCGTGCTCGTCCTCGTCACTTTGCTCACGCCCTGGAGCAGCGCCATCGCCGTTGCATCACCGCCGGTAGTGGCCTCGGTGGCGCCGGTGCGGGTGGGCGTGGTGCTGGACCTGACGAGTCACGTGGGGAGGGAGAGGCGCGCCTGCATTTCCACGGCCCTGGACGACTTCGACGCCGCTCACCCCAGCTCATACGGCGCGCGGGTCGAGCTGGTCGTACGGGACTCGCGCGGGGATCTCGCCATGGCAGCACATGCTG CCGATGACCTGCTCAAGAATGGGCAAGTGCAAGCCATCATATGGGGCCCTGAGGAACTGACCAAAGCGGATCGTGCTGCACACCTGCGCCGCCACCGCAACCACATTCCGGTTATCTCCTTCTCTAGCATTATTTCCCCAGCATCGTGTGCCTTCTGGCTGGAAGATCTAACAGCTCCTGGAAGCTATGCCAAGTTTGGCTTTACACATGGAAGTGACAACATAACCTTTCCTAATCCAGAAACCGGTAGAACATACAGAAGAAAACTAGATACACGAAACTCAAGGAAGAGTTGCAGAAGCAAGGCAGGGCTGAATATAGCCGTGCCGCTAAAACTAGGTTTTCAAGTTTTTGTAAATGTTACCGATCCTTATTCCGAGAAACAAAATGTCACTGGCTACAGCATTGATATCTTCGAGGCTGCTATGATGAATTTACATCCTCTCCCGTGCTATGAATATTTGGTCTTCAATGGTACTTATGATGAGCTAGTAGACAACGTGTCTTTGGGG GTCTATGATGGTGCAGTAGGCGATGTGACCATAACGGCTGAACGAGTCACCACCACCGACTTTACAATGCCATACACACAGTCTGGTGTGTCTATGCTTGTGCTTGCCGAGGATGAACCGGATACAATCCGCTGGACATTTGTAAAGCCACTAACTCGGAAGCTCTGGTTGGCAACCGTGGTCTTTTTCTTCTATACTGGCTTTGTCGTGTGGATGATTGAACTACCTAGAAATCAGGAGTACCAAGGATCAAGTTTGAGACAGTGTAGCACCGCCCTCTACTTTGTTTTCTCCACTTTGACATTTTCTCATG GTCATACTATTAAAAGCCCCTTGTCAAAAATTGTTGTGGTGATATGGTGCTTTGTAGTGCTGATTCTTGTCCAGAGCTACACAGCAAGCCTGTCATCCATTTTGACTGCAAAGAGACTCCGTCCTTGGATGACAGATTTTGACCAACTCCGGCACAGTGGTGACTTTGTAGGATACCAAGATGATTCATTTGTGCGGTCGTTCTTGATGAATCATAACATCAGTGAAAGCAGGTTAAGGAACTACACCACGAAAGAAGAATATGCTGATGCTTTGTGGAAGGGGTCCAATAATGGAGGGGTGTCAGCTATCGTCGATGAGATCCCCTATTTGACTTCTTTCCTCTCAGACCGTCGGTATGGAAATGATTTTAGGATGCTCGGGTGCATTTACAAGACTCCTGGATTTGGTTTT GCATTTAATCTAGGTTCTCCGCTAGTTCATAATCTTTCGACTGCCATCCTGAACCTAGCAGGAGGGGATGAGGGATCACGAATCGAAGTGAAATGGTTTGGCACAAATTCATCGCCGATACGTGCTGGCACAATCCCAGACACTGATTCCGCGCCTCTCACTTTAGAAAGTTTCTCTGGTCTCTTCGTCATCACGGGATCCATTTCAACTCTCATGTTGCTGATAAGCATTATGAGATTTATTTATGCCAAATGCATTGAGTTGAGAAGGGCTGATGTGGAAAGTGTCAGCTACACTGGCACCGACGATGACGATGAGTCTCGTCTGTTGCAGAATGGCATAGGTGGCAACCCTAGCCCTGATCAACAACCATTACATGAAGCTGGCAATAATCATTCCGGGGGTGTCCATATGAGTGGCGAAAATGCTGGGGACACAGAGCCTGATCCAGTGCAGCAGAATGGCATGCATGGTGGCTCTGTCCCTGCAGGACACACTCAGATTGAGATGTGCGATGTCTAA